The following proteins come from a genomic window of Rhodohalobacter sp. 614A:
- a CDS encoding potassium channel beta subunit family protein: MEYRFLGRSGLKVSALSFGSWVTFGEQIDEQLATDCMTEAYDAGVNFFDNAEAYAEGKSETVMGKIIKKQGWKRSDLVLSTKIFWGGEGPNDSGLSYKHIIEGTNASLKRMQTDYVDLIFCHRPDKFTPIEETVRAMDQVIREGKAFYWGTSEWSSEQIREAYHIARRENLRPPLMEQPQYNMFKRDKVEGEYARLYDEIGLGTTIWSPLASGLLTGKYNDGIPDDSRLSMEKYDWLRERLLESESGKQQLQKVKELAEVADEAGISMPEMALAWCLKNPNVSTVITGASKPEQVRQNMKAMDKVEKLTDDVMEKIEEILDNKPDEEPDFRR; the protein is encoded by the coding sequence ATGGAGTATCGATTTTTGGGGCGATCCGGCCTGAAAGTGTCCGCCCTGTCATTTGGCTCATGGGTTACATTTGGAGAACAAATTGACGAACAACTTGCTACCGACTGCATGACGGAAGCGTACGATGCCGGTGTTAATTTTTTTGACAATGCCGAGGCCTACGCAGAGGGAAAATCCGAAACGGTTATGGGAAAGATCATCAAGAAACAAGGATGGAAACGTTCAGATCTTGTTTTATCAACCAAAATTTTTTGGGGTGGAGAAGGGCCAAACGATAGCGGGCTTTCTTATAAGCATATCATCGAAGGAACAAATGCGTCCCTCAAACGAATGCAGACCGATTATGTGGATCTGATTTTTTGCCACCGCCCGGACAAATTTACCCCGATTGAGGAAACTGTTCGCGCAATGGATCAGGTGATTCGTGAAGGAAAAGCATTTTATTGGGGAACCAGTGAATGGTCGTCCGAACAGATTCGTGAAGCGTATCATATCGCGAGAAGAGAGAATCTTCGTCCGCCATTGATGGAGCAGCCACAGTACAATATGTTCAAACGGGATAAAGTAGAAGGCGAATATGCGCGTTTATATGATGAAATTGGTTTGGGAACTACTATTTGGAGTCCGCTGGCGAGCGGCCTTTTGACCGGAAAGTATAATGACGGAATTCCCGATGACAGCCGCCTTTCTATGGAAAAATATGACTGGCTTCGCGAACGTCTCCTGGAAAGTGAAAGTGGAAAACAGCAGCTTCAGAAAGTAAAGGAACTTGCAGAGGTGGCGGATGAAGCCGGGATTTCCATGCCGGAAATGGCATTGGCCTGGTGCCTGAAGAATCCCAATGTGAGTACGGTTATAACCGGCGCTTCAAAACCGGAGCAGGTTCGCCAGAATATGAAAGCGATGGACAAAGTTGAAAAACTGACGGACGATGTGATGGAAAAAATCGAAGAGATTTTAGACAACAAACCGGATGAAGAACCAGATTTTCGCCGATAG
- a CDS encoding Crp/Fnr family transcriptional regulator: MNQTFNPLRNPSQQKPVPDIIRELKEEGYEREFKKGDVLVKPGSPISDIPIILKGAISVYQLDDDYREMLLYYLEEGDMCIMSFMGGLYNESSKIKAVASEKSHVLLIPVQKIGKIIKHHPEWVEYIFDVYHQRFHELLDVVNAVAFKKMDERLVNFIEKKREITGKSTIKITHEELANELGTARVVISRLLKELEKKGVVKLGRNKITLL, from the coding sequence ATGAACCAGACATTTAATCCGCTCCGGAATCCCTCTCAACAAAAACCGGTCCCTGATATCATCCGGGAACTGAAAGAAGAGGGATATGAGCGGGAATTCAAAAAAGGGGATGTCCTTGTAAAACCCGGCAGCCCAATCTCGGACATTCCCATCATTTTGAAAGGTGCAATCAGTGTCTACCAACTGGATGATGATTACCGCGAAATGTTGCTCTATTATCTTGAGGAAGGGGATATGTGCATTATGTCGTTCATGGGCGGATTGTACAATGAATCAAGTAAAATAAAAGCGGTAGCCAGCGAGAAAAGTCATGTACTTCTTATTCCCGTCCAGAAAATTGGGAAAATTATTAAACATCATCCTGAATGGGTGGAATACATTTTTGATGTCTACCATCAGCGATTTCATGAACTGCTGGATGTAGTGAATGCAGTTGCGTTTAAAAAGATGGATGAAAGATTGGTGAACTTCATTGAGAAAAAGAGAGAAATTACCGGCAAATCTACCATCAAAATTACCCATGAAGAACTTGCCAACGAATTGGGAACTGCCCGGGTAGTGATATCCAGATTACTTAAAGAGCTGGAAAAAAAGGGAGTTGTGAAGCTCGGGAGAAATAAGATTACGCTACTGTAA
- the trxA gene encoding thioredoxin has product MNETQTKEITFNDLIKGETPVLVDFYADWCGPCRMMAPILQDVKNRFGDSLQIVKIDTERNPDIAIHYNVRGIPNMILFSKGDILWQQAGVVQAPQLESIIRRKLEEHAVA; this is encoded by the coding sequence ATGAACGAAACACAAACAAAAGAGATCACTTTTAATGATTTAATAAAAGGCGAAACACCTGTCCTGGTGGATTTTTATGCTGATTGGTGTGGTCCGTGCCGAATGATGGCTCCCATCCTGCAAGACGTAAAGAACCGTTTTGGCGATTCTCTGCAAATCGTAAAAATTGACACAGAGCGAAATCCTGACATCGCCATTCACTACAATGTGAGGGGAATTCCGAATATGATCCTGTTCAGTAAAGGAGATATTTTGTGGCAGCAGGCGGGTGTAGTTCAGGCTCCACAACTCGAATCTATCATCCGAAGAAAACTGGAGGAACATGCCGTTGCCTGA
- a CDS encoding OsmC family protein: MPLPDHHNYDVKLTWKEGRIGELSAPGINEKIEVATPPQFPGGVDGVWSPEHLYTASVVSCFFTSFTAIAEYSKLDFVNLEVESSGEMNRNEEGKYIMSKVTLKPVLTIDDGSKEKKAYRILEKAEEICLITRSIQSEIIFEPNVYIAQKVG; the protein is encoded by the coding sequence ATGCCGTTGCCTGATCACCATAATTACGACGTAAAACTAACTTGGAAAGAGGGGCGCATCGGGGAACTTTCAGCACCTGGAATAAATGAGAAAATTGAAGTAGCTACCCCTCCACAATTTCCCGGAGGGGTTGATGGTGTTTGGTCGCCCGAGCATCTTTACACGGCATCGGTTGTGAGTTGTTTTTTTACATCGTTTACGGCCATTGCAGAATACTCCAAACTGGACTTTGTGAATTTAGAAGTAGAGAGTTCCGGAGAGATGAATCGGAATGAAGAGGGTAAATACATAATGAGCAAAGTGACGCTGAAGCCGGTTCTGACGATTGATGACGGATCGAAAGAGAAAAAAGCGTATCGCATTTTAGAGAAAGCAGAGGAGATCTGCCTGATCACCCGATCCATTCAATCAGAAATAATTTTCGAACCGAACGTTTACATTGCCCAAAAAGTGGGATAG
- a CDS encoding trans-sulfuration enzyme family protein, translated as MKFETLAIHAGLDIGNPSKAIIPPISPSTIFEIDETGLKEGDFHYTRLQNPNRQQFEHVIAALEGGEAAAAFSSGIAAAAAILQSLETGDHVIIPEDVYAGNRKMVTSVMSHWGLESDFIDMTDLENIESHIRPNTKIIWIETPSNPLMRITDIAAVAELAKSNNIRTVADNTWPTPVNQLPLELGIDLVLHSTSKYFGGHSDILGGAVISKKHDEFFDRVLTVQKMGGAVPSPHDCWLLSRSTRTLSYRMKGHNEHAEKVAAFLVDHPKIADVFYPGLESNKGHEIAKKQMKGFGGMISFLVDGDYDETIKVVGRTKLVKRATSLGGVETTWEHRRSSEGEGSVSPENMVRISVGLEHPDDIIEDLEQALG; from the coding sequence ATGAAATTTGAAACGCTGGCTATACACGCAGGACTTGATATTGGTAATCCCTCAAAAGCCATTATCCCCCCCATCTCTCCAAGTACAATTTTTGAGATTGATGAAACCGGATTAAAAGAAGGAGATTTTCATTATACGCGGCTACAGAATCCGAATCGCCAGCAGTTTGAACATGTAATTGCTGCGCTCGAAGGGGGAGAAGCTGCGGCCGCTTTTTCATCCGGAATTGCCGCTGCGGCAGCAATTTTACAATCATTGGAAACCGGCGATCATGTGATTATTCCCGAAGATGTATATGCCGGGAACCGGAAGATGGTAACATCAGTTATGAGCCACTGGGGGCTGGAATCCGATTTTATAGACATGACGGATCTGGAGAATATTGAATCGCATATCAGGCCGAATACAAAAATTATCTGGATTGAGACGCCCTCAAATCCGTTAATGCGAATTACAGATATTGCTGCTGTAGCCGAATTGGCAAAGTCGAATAACATCCGAACCGTTGCGGATAACACCTGGCCGACGCCGGTGAATCAGCTTCCTCTTGAATTGGGAATCGATCTGGTTCTTCACTCCACTTCCAAATATTTTGGCGGCCACAGTGATATTCTGGGCGGAGCCGTCATTTCAAAAAAACATGATGAATTTTTTGATCGGGTTTTAACGGTTCAAAAAATGGGCGGAGCCGTTCCCTCACCGCATGATTGCTGGCTGCTGAGCCGTAGTACCCGAACGCTTTCCTACCGGATGAAAGGCCACAACGAGCATGCCGAAAAAGTGGCGGCTTTCCTGGTAGATCATCCGAAAATTGCGGATGTATTTTATCCCGGTTTGGAATCTAACAAAGGCCATGAAATTGCCAAAAAACAGATGAAAGGATTCGGTGGGATGATTTCATTCTTGGTTGATGGTGATTACGATGAGACAATCAAAGTCGTGGGACGCACGAAACTGGTCAAACGTGCCACAAGTCTTGGCGGCGTGGAGACGACTTGGGAACACCGAAGAAGCAGCGAAGGTGAAGGATCCGTATCGCCGGAAAACATGGTTCGAATCAGTGTGGGCCTCGAACACCCGGATGATATTATTGAGGATCTGGAGCAGGCGTTGGGATAG